One window from the genome of Podospora pseudocomata strain CBS 415.72m chromosome 1 map unlocalized CBS415.72m_1.2, whole genome shotgun sequence encodes:
- a CDS encoding uncharacterized protein (EggNog:ENOG503PHS9; COG:S) — translation MTWDNLVSKKGSESVLKRQEERQKRFNEILQELPDVLENAPTLATTVYTGNWKREREYEDLQQELKEVTKRNLDIHPYKNKLLSNSQDFLSEAGTALSQLAWDDIEHPSKSEPNHAEFLSHLPPHTAVNGFGELGAYMSQVKYVISLGGSPLPDLKYGIIIVPAGDESLLFTGYRDHADMPSEFRAEIHAKSKVVRKQVFDEEMKMCGSYVPRMGRGIEDFRLPPMDEPEKLFYAERVRQRRARHRELYGTRRSSDIGSQPSGDACAEHFLDEYSAPSPRSYSSRMYIHRTKPHHLRAQKLLMACDGCLRCSYNKRNQEIHRGRRCTIPISCQNLRSFFGNWPTATYRKSWTRRRNMDQVERTAALQFFGSRGGHACR, via the exons ATGACCTGGGACAACCTCGTCTCGAAGAAGGGCTC CGAGTCTGTATTGAAGCGACAAGAAGAACGACAGAAAAGGTTCAACGAAATTCTCCAAGAACTACCAGATGTTCTTGAGAATGCGCCAACACTAGCAACGACAGTGTACACCGGTAACTGGAAACGTGAACGGGAATACGAAGATCTGCAGCAGGAACTTAAAGAGGTCACGAAACGGAATCTCGACATTCACCCCTACAAGAACAAGCTACTTTCAAATTCACAAGACTTCCTCAGCGAGGCTGGCACTGCCCTATCGCAGCTGGCATGGGACGACATCGAGCACCCATCCAAGTCCGAGCCCAATCACGCTGAATTCCTGTCTCATCTACCCCCTCACACAGCTGTCAACGGCTTCGGGGAGCTCGGGGCATACATGTCCCAGGTAAAGTATGTCATATCACTCGGTGGCTCCCCTCTGCCAGATCTGAAATATGGCATCATTATCGTGCCGGCCGGTGATGAATCGCTCCTGTTCACGGGCTATAGAGACCACGCAGATATGCCCTCTGAATTCAGGGCGGAAATACACGCCAAAAGCAAAGTGGTGCGGAAGCAGGTGTTTGACGAAGAAATGAAGATGTGCGGGAGCTATGTCCCTCGCATGGGCCGGGGCATTGAGGATTTTAGGCTGCCCCCTATGGATGAGCCGGAGAAGTTGTTTTACGCCGAAAGAGTTCGACAAAGGAGGGCTAGACATCGAGAACTTTATGGCACGAGGCGCTCAAGTGACATTGGATCGCAGCCATCGGGTGACGCTTGTGCTGAGCACTTTCTGGATGAGTATTCTGCGCCATCACCTCGCTCCTATAGCTCACGCATGTACATTCATCGGACGaaaccccatcacctccgaGCGCAGAAATTGCTGATGGCTTGCGACGGTTGTTTACGCTGCAGCTACAACAAGAGGAATCAGGAGATACACAGGGGCAGGAGATGTACCATCCCGATAAGCTGTCAGAACTTGCGCAGTTTCTTTGGCAACTGGCCGACGGCAACGTACAGGAAATCCTGGACTAGACGACGAAATATGGACCAAGTTGAGAGAACTGCTGCCCTCCAATTCTTCGGAAGCAGAGGAGGACATGCCTGCAGATGA